TAATGGTGATACTGAATTGGAGCTACATGCAAAAGGTTTAGCATTGTGCATAACGCATAGTATGTGGTCTGTACACATTAGCTCTTAACTATGATATTGGGTAGAGTTTTCAGCTTTGAATATGTTTCTTTCTCTGGAAATAGTCCTGGTAGAACTGGTGTCCCGAAGATTTAGTGAGAAAGTGATGTTCCTGAGCtcaacaatccacctgccttggcttcccaaagtgctgggattacaggcatgagccaccatgcctggccacacaCTTGTTTTTCACATGTCCTAACATTTATGAAATTGAGTTACTGtccacaattttcttttctttttttcttttcttttttttttttttttttttttgagacagagtcttgctctgtttcccaggctgaagtgcattggtaccatctcagctcactgcaagctccgcctcctacgtttgagcaattctcctccctcagcctcccaaatagctgggattacaggtgtgtgccactacgcctggccaatttttgtatttttagtagagacgggatttcatcatgttggccaggctggtcttgaactcctgacctcaagtgaaccacctgcttcagcctcccaaagtgctgggattacaggcgggagccaccgcgcctggcctatcaAGAATTTTCTGAATGAGCAATTAACAACTCTTCAGGCAAGGAATGTGTACTTTAGAGTAGTTGAATATAATTCCTCATGGTTATgttccttttttgagacggagtttcgctctgtcacccaggttggagtgcagtggcgtgatctcagctcactgcaagctctgcctcctgagctcatgccattctcctgcctcagcctcccgagtagctgggactacaggcgcctgccacctcgccaggctaattttttgtattttttttttttttttttgagacggagtctcgctctgtcgcccgggctggagtgcagtggccggatctcagctcactgcaagctccgcctcccgggtttacgccattctcctgcttcagcctcccgaatagctgggactacaggcgcccgccacctcgcccggctagttttttgtatttttttttagtggagacggggtttcaccatgttagccaggatggtctcgatctcctgacctcgtgatccgcccgcctcggcctcccagagtgctgggattacaggcttgagccaccacgcccggccttttttttctttttttgagaccgagtctcgctctgtcgcccaggctggagtgcagtggcgcgatctcggctcactgcaagctccgcctcccgggttcatgccattctcctgcctcagcctcctaagtagctgggactacaggcgcccgccaccgtgcccggctaattttttgtatttttagtagagacggggtttcaccatggtctcgatctcctgaccttgtgatccgcccgcctcggcctcccaaagtgctgggattacaggcgtgagccaccgcgcccggccaattttttgtatttttagtagacacggggtttcactgtgttagccaggatggtctcaatctcctgaccttgtgatccacccactgtggcttcccaaagtgctgggattacaggcatgagccaccgcgcccggcctagttatGTTTAAAGAGAAtccttatttagaaatataagtGACGATATGTatggataaaatgaaaaataaaactgcacaccAGGTGATACGACTAGGACCAAGCGGGAGCTGGAGTTTCAGCTCTGGCTCCCCTGCTTGCTGTATCACCGTCGTGTCCACAGTGCATGTGATGCGTGCATCTGGGTGTAGCTGTCACTCTTCTTAACACCCTCCCACCAGAGCGACACCACAGGGAAGCTGGGCTTTGAGGAATTCAAGTACTTGTGGAACAACATCAAAAGGTGGCAGGTGTGTAGCAACCTCTGAAATCCCTGGCACCCAGACCCCCAAGCCACGGAGATACCATGCTCTACAATGCTCACTTGGACCCGATCTCTCTGTCCCCACAGGCCATATACAAACAGTTTGATACTGACCGATCAGGGACCATTTGCAGTAGCGAACTCCCAGGGGCCTTTGAGGCGGCAGGTATGGCTGGCAGGGACAtggtggggctgggagtgggatgGGTGAGAAAACCTTTACTCAGCTGGTTTGGGCCTGACTCCTGGGCATGGGAGTGGGTTGGGCCATGTGGCCCCCACACCTGAAGGACTAAATCCATCTCAGGGTTCCACCTGAATGAGCATCTCTATAACATGATCATCCGACGCTACTCAGATGAAAGTGGGAACATGGATTTTGACAACTTCATCAGCTGCTTGGTCAGGCTGGACGCCATGTTCCGTGAGTGATGCCCCAGCTGTCTTCCTGGGTGGGGATTCCTATGACCTCTATGGGCCAAAGTCTCCTCTAAGCCTGACTTTGAGGTGGGCGATGCTAGGGGCACAGGGGTGACTGAATCAGCCCCagtttctgccctcatggagAGCACAGTCTAGTGGAGGAGAGACGAGTCCCCAGACAGTGACAGTTCAGACTGGTGATGGCTGAGAGGGGAAGCTCAGGGCAGAGTGATGGGTTGTGATGGGGGCAGCACAGGCTGAGGGTCTGGGGCTCTGGTCAGGGAAAGAGTGAGCAGAGTGTGCTCAGATTGTGCTTGGGGAAGCCTAGAGGGCAAATCCAATCCAGGAGGCACCTGATGCAGCCCAAGGGGTCAGGGAGGGCTCACTGGAGAGGGAACATTGGGACCTGAGGGTTGAGGAGAGAACTTAGTGAGCAGGTAGGGAATACTGTTGCAGGGGGAgggaacagcctgtgcaaaggcctaGAAGGGGAAAGAAGATGGGGCTTCTGGTACTTttagcttgctttcttttctttcttttttcttttctcttgtcttttctttctgccttcctgccttcctcttcttttctcttcctttctctcctctcctctcctctcctttcctttcctttctctcttctttcttttttttttcctttttgacagagtcttgctcttgttgcccaggctggagtgcagtggcaccatcacagctcactgcagcctcaactcctaggctccagcaggcctcctgcctcagcttaccgaatacctgggagtacaggcacacactgccatgcctggctaattttttaaaattttttgtagagacagggtcttgctatgtttcccaggcttgtcttgagctcctgagctccagcagtcctcccacctctgcctcccaaagccttggtattataggcatgagccattgcatgtGGCCTTCTGAGTGTTAGTGTACTGAATGCTGAAGACATGGCTGAGAAGTAGGAATTACTGTCCTTATTTTACGGAGGAAGAACTTAGAGTTCAAGGAGGCAAAATCTCTTGCTCATAGTCACCCAGCTAGGAAGTTGCAAAGCCGGAATTTGAACTTGGATCTGTCAGAGATCTGAGCTAAGTAAGAGAAGTTAGGAGCAGTGGACATGATTAGGTCATGCAGGATTGTGGGTGCAAAATTTGGGGGTGCTCAGACTCTACCAGGGACATTGGGGAGCCATTGCAGGTTCTAGGCAGAGGGAGGGACAGGGTCAGATTTGGCTTTAGAAAGATCCCTTGGCCttaccgggcacggtggctcatgcctataatcccagcactttgggaggccgaggtaggcggatcatgagggtcaggagttcaagatcatcctggctaacacagtgaaaccccgtctctactaaaaatacaaaaaattagccgggtatggtggtgggcaactgtagtcctagctactcgggaggctgaggcaggagaatggcgtgaacctgggaggtagagcttgcagtgagctgagattgcaccactgcactccagccggggtgacagagcgagactccgtctcaaaaaaaaaaaaaaaaagatccctcggcctccaggccgggcacagtggctcacgcctataatcccagcactttgggaggccgaggcaggagtatcacttgaggtcaggagttcaagaccagcctggccaacatggcgaaaccccatatctactaagaacacaaaaattagccgggcgtaggggcatgcttgtaatcccagctactcgggaagcttagggagggagaattgcttggaacccaggaagcggaggttgcaatgagcagagatcatgccattgcactccagcctccagcctgggtgacaagagcgagactccatctcaaaaaagaaaaaaaagaaagaaagatctcaTGGCCAGGACAATGCATGAAGAGtgacagaggaaaagaagcagGTATGTGAGATAGCAGGGAGGTGAAGAAAGTGGACAGAAAGGGGAGATGAGGCCAAAAGTCACATAAGAAGGGCCAGGAAATAGCCACTGGATCTACTAGCAAGAAGGCTGATAgtcaggaggattgtttgagaccagcccaggcaacattgtaggaccccatctctacaaaaaaaaaaaaaaatagacactggaTCTACCAGCAAGAAGGCTAATAGtcgggaggatcgtttgagaccagcccaggcaacatagtaggaccccatctctacaaaaaaaaaaaaaaaaaaaaaagtagccgggcgtggtggcacatgcctgtggtctcagttgctcgggaggctgaggtgggaggatcacttgagcccgggagggtgaggctgcagtgagctatgatcttgccactggactccagcctgggccacagagacattgtctcaaaaaaaaaaaaaaaaaaaaaaaaaaaaaatgagggccaGACatcgtggctcactcctgtaatcccagcactttgggaggccaaggtgggcagatcacctgatgtcaggagtttgaggccagcctggccaaaatagtgaaaccccgtctctactaaaaatacaaaaaaattagctgggtgtggtggtgcacgcctatagtcccagctactcaggaggctgaggcaggagaatcacttgaacctgggaggcagaggttgcagtgagccaagattgtgccactgcactccagcctgggcgacacagtgggactctgtctcaaaaaaaaaaaaaaacaaaaggcagccAGGGAGTGCAGGACGCTGTGGGTGTGGACACCTGAGGGTTGTGGTAACTGAGCGATGATAGTGTAGTCATTGTGTCTAGATTCCCTGTGGGTGGGGAACATGGAGTCAAGTTTCAGGGCAGATGTGAGGACCTATCTGTAAGACTCTAGGGGCAGGAAGTAGAGAGTGCAGAGCCTCCCTCTAGTAGCCTGTTAGTCTTGGAACTGGAGAGGATGGAGCATAGATGTCAGTAGGAGGCTGGAGCTGGGCAGAGGTGATATCAGTACACAGAGGCCATTATTGAGGAGGGTAACAGCTTGGATTCCAATCctcatttcttcactttcttgctgtgtgacctagggcatggcccctcccttctctgcctcttttttttttttttttttttcttttccttttcttaatttttagtttttttaaaaaacagagatgaggtgtctgttgcccagattagggctcaattgatcctcccatctcggccttccaaagtgttgggattacaggtgtgaaccaccatgcccagcctgtgcttcattttaaaatgacacttatctcacagagttggattaaatgagctaataccTGGAAAGCACTTTACACTGAGCtgggtgaaggggtggcctgcccctccacacctgtgggcgtttctcgttaggtggaacgagagacttgagaaaagaaatgagacacagagacaaagtatagagaaggaaaaagtgggcgcaggggaccggcgctcagcatacagaggacccgcgCCGGCAccgtctctgagttccctcagtatttattgatcattatctttaccatctgagaaaaagggaagtggcaggataataggatcatatagggagaaggtcagcagtgagacatatgaataaagatctctgtgacataagtttaaggaaaagtgctgtgccttgatatgcatatgcaaacatctccgtAAACCTTtgtagtgcataaagagcagcattgccgctaGCTAGCCCccgtcccaccttcagccctaaggaggttttctcctttctcagtaaatagaacatacaatcaggttttacaccgagatgttccattgcccagggacgggcaggagacagatgcttttctctatctcaactgccaaaaggccttctttcctcttgtactagtcctcctcagcacagacccttcacgggtgtcaggctgggggacgctcaggtctttcccttcccacaaggccttatttcagactatcacagggggagaaaccttggacaatacctagctttcctaggaaGAGGTCCCTGTGACTTTCcacagtgtatgtgtccctggatACTTGAGATTAACGAATGTTGacgacttttaaccagcaagctgccttcaggcacttgttaaacaaagcacaccctgcacagcccgaAATctgttaaaccttgagtcaccacggCACATatctcttgcaaggacagggttaggggtagggtcacagattaacagcatctcaaatacagaaccaaatggagtctcttatgtctacttctttcttttttttttttttttttttttttttttgagacggagtctcacgctgttgcccaggctggagtgcagtggcgcgatctcggctcactgcaagctccgcctcctgggttcacgccattctcctgcctcagcctcctgagtagctaggactacaggcgcccgccaccgcgcccggctaattttttgtatttttagtagagacggggtttcactgtggtctcgatctcctgaccttgtgatccgcccgcctcggcctcccaaagtgctgggattacaggcttgagccaccgcgcccggccatgtctacttctttctatataaacacagtaacaggctgatctctcttttccccacagctGGGCACACAGTAAATACTCAGTGAAGTACCAGCTGCTATTATTGTCATCCCATATATTTGTGTAATGTTATTATGCTAAAAACCAgtctccttccttccctaccCCTAAAcctccccatctcctcctccaGGTGCCTTCAAATCTCTTGACAAAGATGGCACTGGACAAATCCAGGTGAACATCCAGGAGGTAAGAACCCCCATCTTGGGGTACGGGTGCCTGGGGGGACCCCACCCCTTGGCCCTTCATACCAGCTCTGAGCTGCAGTCCCCTCCCTCCTATTTTGCCAGCAGTCCCTGGGTGAGGGCAGAGGGGCTGGTGCTCTGGGGTTCCCTGTCCTCACTCTCCACCCTCCTCTCCCCAGTGGCTGCAGCTGACTATGTATTCCTGAACTGGAGCCCCAGACCCACCCCCTCACCGCCTCGCTATAGGAGTCACCCGGAGCCTCGGTCTCTCCCAGGGCCCATCCTGTCTGCAGTCACATCTTTGTGGGGCCTGCCGACCCACAGCTTTTGTTCTCCCAGCACTTGTTACCCAGCTTCTCAACATCCAGGGCCCAATATGCCTGCCTGGAGTTTCTCTTGACTCTAGAACACTCTAACAAGCTCTGTCCAAGggtctccccactcccaccaggccctgcacACACCCGCTCCGTAACCTCTCCCCTGTATCTGTGCCAAGCCTAGCATTTGTGATGCCTCCATGCCCAGAGGGCCCTCTCTCGGTTCTGGGAGGATGACTCCAGTCCCTGCACGCCCTGGCACACCCTTCATAGTTGCCACCCAGGCGGCCAAGCTCCAGACCGTGCCAGACCCAGGCGCCCCAGTGCCTTTGTCTATATTCTGCTCCCAGACTGCCAGGCCCAGGAGGAAATAAACACGACCTGATTGCTGATCTCTATGCGATCTGCCTCCTGATCTGAtctgagagaggagggaggagcttGGGCTCTGGGTCCTGGGGAACTGGGGAGGTCGTAGATTCATCCCCAGGGCTGGATCTGTGGATctccttgtctttttcttatctgtattttttttctcatcctgagctgtggaggctgagacaggacccAGAAGGCCCCGTGATCTCTGCTTCTGCTTCCAGAGTCCGGGCTGGAGGGAGGCCTTAATACCACTCCTGGCCCTGTCTCCCAAGGCCATGTTTGCCCCTCTTGCAGCTTCTCCATCCACAACAGAGGCCTCTGCCTCTGTTGTGTCATGGACCATGGTCAGTGTCTTCCTTCCCACTTGAGGACACCACCCCATGTCCGCGGGTCCCGAGGGGCAGCCTATGTGTGCTGTTTGGGGTACCCAGCAGAGGGCCCAGAGGCAGCGACATCCTAGGAGTAGCCCTGGTCCAGCGTGAGGCACTGAGGGCTGGGAGTAGTGCGCAGTCCACAAGGCAGAGATCGCTGGCTGGTGGGAGTATGGGCTTGGCGGGGAAGGggtggacacacacatacacacacacacagaggccagCGTTTATTGACACTTGTTCAAGTCCCTCAGGCCCCCCAGGCTTCCTGGTCTTAATTCCTGGGGAAGGAGGCCCAGCCAAGGCAGTACAGGCTGTAGACAGAGCCTAGAAAGGGGAAGCgagggagacagaatgagacctaaTCCCCTCCCTGGACATCCCGGGCTTTTAAGGCCTTCTTCAGACTCCGGAGTTCCAGCCTGGACCCCAGCTCTAGTTTGGGCTCCAGCTCCCTTCTCAGATTGGACTCCTATTGTAAAGGCCCCTGGCTTTGATCTAGATCAGGCTGGGAGCTTCCTCCCCAactcctccctgggcctcagtcccACTACTAGCCCAGCCCCCATCCTGGGACACGAGCCCAAGCCCTATTACTCCCCTCCCTCCAGCTCAGTACTCCACCCCCTTCCTAAACGCCAACCCCCAACCCAGATCCTGGTCAGTCCTGGCCAGAAACCAGCCGCCTCCTACCCTGGGTCCAGCCCCGCCTCCCCGGCAGCTCGGCCGGGTTGTGCCCTGCGCTCACCTCCCAGACTCAGCGCCATTGTCACTCGGTATAGGATGTTGTCAACGAAGCCGCCCTTCAGGTACAACGGGATGTCATTGTCCTCCTGGATGTGGGGGTGTCTGATGAGAAGGGTGCCGGCTGCTCCCTTGAGGGCGCCCCGCCTGCCCCGTGCTCTGCGCGTCGGCGCGTCggatccccccacccccagccccgccccgcccaccTGGAAGAGCTTCTGTTTCTCGGGCACTCGGTTCTGGAAGCGGTTCCGGGCGGTAGAGCTGAAGGAGCGGATCAGTGCCCGGGAGACctgtggggtgggaggtgggcgGGTATTGGAGACACCTGGAGGGGTGTCCTGAAGGGGGACCCCGCTCTCTGAGACCTGGACGTGGGAACAGCTCCATCCCTAGCGACCGTCCCAAAGGCGAGGAGGGTGATAACTTGGATTTTATTACCCGCGAactgccagcctgggtgaggagGGGACTCGCCCTAGAGTCTGACCTGGAGGTGACCGGGCTGCCTAGAGGGTCCTGGAAGGGAGAGGACCCAGAAGGACTTTGTTCTGTGGGGTCTAAGACCTGAGATTTTTGTCGGGGGAGGGTTTCCTGGATTAAAGGGAGGAAACCAGGTCCCGGGAACGTGGGGACCGGAATGGAGGTCCCGGGAGCGTCCAGGCTGCCTGAGAAGCCCTGGGTGAGGCCAGAATGTTACGTTTCCGTTTCCGGTGTTAAGGGTTCCCGAGATGTTAAGTTCAAACGCGGGGCTTTGGGCTGGAGTGGGGGTCCCCAGTTGTCTCTGAAGAGTGGATTGTGGGGGAGGGGACCCAGGTTGTTTAGCGGGGAGTCCCAGGCCCTGAAGGGGGCTCACGTTCCAAGGCCCCAGATGCGGGGGTACTTGGAGAGTCGCGTATTAGGGCGGGGTTTTCTGGGTGGGGGGCCCCGGCCCAGCCCGTGGGGGCCTCACCCGCAGGGCCTGCATTCTGCCTCGTCCTCTTCCGCCGGAGTCACCTCCCCTCTCCGCCCAAGGACGCGCATGGCCCTCTCCTGTCCAGGAACTACAGACCCCGCCCGCTGCGCGCAGCGTGACAGCTGGGGACGcggcggggctggggctggggtggggggagtccCGCTACTCGATTCGTCCACCGAGGAGGAAGCGGTCCAGACCCTCACCCCGGGCCGCAACGCGCACCCCTTTCGGTCTCGGAATTTCTGTTGGGACAGGAGCGGAAAGCGGTACCAGGGAATCCGTTTTTGCAGATTTTTGGAGATTTCCGGGGGGGCAAGTGCAACTCCTCCCTGGATCTCTCCCTGCCCGCTGGTATGTGAGAGTGAGGAGGGAAAGGCATAAGGCCGAGTTCCAACTCCCTGTTCTGTCTACACAGCCAGAGATTGCACCTCCGAGCCTGTTTCCGTATCTGTAATGTGAGGGCTAAGGCAGGATCTTTCTCGGAGATTTGTTGAGACGTTAAATGACCTTGTTTTTAGGAAACATAAGCTGAAGTCCTTGGGGGTGAAACGGTATTCTATGTTACCCTAAGAAACACATCATATGTATTTATAGCTCTCTAATTCTGGCAGGCAGCGGGGTGCGGCACAGTTGTCCTAATGGTTTTAGCAACCAGGAAAGATCCTGGCCTAGtctaaaaggttttcttttttcttctttttttttttcttttcagacagggttttgctctgttgcacaggctggagtacagtggtgtgatcatagctcactgcagcctcgacctcctgggttcagcgatcctcctgcctcagcctcctgagcggtTGGGacttacaggtgcataccaccatgcccaactaatttttgtgtttttttgtagaggctgggtttcaccatgttgtccaggctggtctcgaactcctgagcatGAGAAATCCGctagcctcgacctctcaaagtgctgggattacaggcgtgagccaccgcacccagccaatagacaatgtttgtttgtttttgaggcagcgTCTTacagtgttgcccagggtggtctccaactcctccaAGTAATGTTCCCACCTCtatctcccaaagtggtggaattagaggtatgagccactacacccagcttcTAAAAGGTTTTTAACaatctgtcttatttatttatttatttatttatttatttatttatttatttatttattttagacagtcttgctctgttgcacaccttggagtacagtggtacgaccttggctcactgaaaccttctgcctcccaggtttgggCAATTtttgtacctcagcctccaaagtagctgggattacaggcacccgccaccacacccggctaatttctgtattttttagtagagacagggttacaccatgttggccaggctggtctcaaactcccgacctcaggtgatctgcccgccttggccttcgaaagtgctgggattacacgcccaAACCACCACTTCCAGCCACAGTCTCTTTTAAAGAGGGGTTTTATAACTATTAAATTCCTTTAACACTTTCAAACTATGCTTGTAAATTTAATGTTAGGTTTTTCCATTTAAGAGCCACAagtagggccaggcgtggtggctcacgcctgtaatcctagcactttgggagaccaaggtaggtggatcacttgaggctgggagttcaagaccagcctggtcaacatgacaaaaccctgtctctactaaaaatactaaaattagccaggtgtagtcccgggtgcctgtaatcccagctacttgggaggctgaggcacaaaaatcgtTTGAAaacaagaggcagaggctgcagtgagccaagattgcaccactatattccagcttgggtgacagagtgagattctgtctcagaaaaaaaaaaaaaaaaaaagccaaagtagGCTGACTTACCAGATGAACAGATGactcttcaattcttttttttttttttttttcgagacggagtctcgctctgtcgcccaggctggagtgcagtggcgcgatctcggctcactgcaagctc
The sequence above is drawn from the Macaca thibetana thibetana isolate TM-01 chromosome 19, ASM2454274v1, whole genome shotgun sequence genome and encodes:
- the LOC126942121 gene encoding cytochrome c oxidase subunit 7A1, mitochondrial isoform X2, with the protein product MQALRVSRALIRSFSSTARNRFQNRVPEKQKLFQEDNDIPLYLKGGFVDNILYRVTMALSLGGSVYSLYCLGWASFPRN
- the LOC126942121 gene encoding cytochrome c oxidase subunit 7A1, mitochondrial isoform X1; translation: MQALRVSRALIRSFSSTARNRFQNRVPEKQKLFQVGGAGLGVGGSDAPTRRARGRRGALKGAAGTLLIRHPHIQEDNDIPLYLKGGFVDNILYRVTMALSLGGSVYSLYCLGWASFPRN